The Iamia majanohamensis genome window below encodes:
- a CDS encoding McrB family protein — protein sequence MAIATEPGTDAIYSLAHRWIAETMETQASLVSDEHVWTPGNLDALYRHFIEQPDLTKNKPYMEKLRGQLEGAPPEVVQLMAEVHVVHFLIIWPGAMSGAKKVADVETILSWMPVPPALPADVREAMGSGLVNPGQWVLTRRDLHIAWLIRFSQHWLSLPPTDRQEAIRDPWVLRAMASEVPSESDSAASHALLHLVHPDTFERVTSDNHRAKILARFGDPDSDDDLDRQLLAARSALVATWGEDFEWYDPGLRPLWDKDLRKWSKFLRWAERLHALPTFDEDERDYKLAVAADVQRARSAFDARGDDWFALLTSALSSSNLLLWRSRSEFLTWGEGDREGLIQALTAIWGGESDPADRLATFVDALPDDVLTTPGEQLNIGSVLLMADGAEQNPPAKVSAFRQAWALSGWSGPGRQDGSESETVYAAALTFCDELVRSSADWPYPLRDRLDAQSVVWYLVKVSKRPEGWSEEDWASFEKFVSGVASEDEEGDEPPVDPVGPGPHLPPVSFTPETDRRRQRYAPIQAAWAADDAAQRVHGEEAALSDEVRPMVADLLEGLAEDPDVQRLITAMGQGPFPRFMRRGSHRTFLAHARNRAGESGAQLSAVVREAYTAPTDLKDARRRIALIHGEVHSIDGVGASQRGMVPLAVSAYWALQDPSKWPALWASTEQPLHRVGWLEQQDDPADRYEAYYRLLTSLDDDLRALVPCISWWGDGGVVGVDPLAAERCQQNVALARQFYDNDRQYPDQSAQTTATTNARALVGDFALVARSLAEVVADGIGRKVADAPPRPRYGSDRPFRHDGFAAWRLVEEETQPSVRLWAVGDRTVVGLHPGYGDGDWMAESASRIRGRLPEGFGFFDIVTGRGRYDLVPRNGPDPHGEYLVGREVPPDEVIGSAVADTMRTATEALAPLVDLLKPPSETQDREDVEHQDTDIDHIEAAATELLIDREDLDKIVDLMADESGLRQVVFYGPPGTGKTFVAQRLARALAGENADRWGVVQFHPATSYEDFIEGLRPKVVEGQVTYELVAGPLVRMAERAAEDPAHDHVLVIDEINRANLPKVLGEMLFLLEYRSTPVQPLYRGGEVFTLPPNLKIIGTMNTADRSIALIDAAMRRRFHFVGFFPHQEPTRSLLRRWLEANGRPVEVADFVEAVNEELAPLLGEHLLLGPSFFMKEDLSEGGLRRIWDHNVFPFLEDQLWGREAELAEWRWEAVRSRVRATIGAEGAAADLDGAPDGAATEAAGQKP from the coding sequence GTGGCCATAGCAACCGAGCCCGGGACGGATGCGATCTACTCGCTGGCCCACCGGTGGATCGCCGAGACGATGGAGACGCAGGCCTCGCTGGTCAGCGACGAGCATGTGTGGACTCCGGGGAATCTCGACGCGCTCTACCGACACTTCATCGAGCAGCCCGACCTGACGAAGAACAAGCCGTACATGGAGAAGCTGCGGGGCCAGCTCGAGGGGGCTCCGCCTGAGGTCGTCCAGCTGATGGCCGAGGTGCACGTGGTGCACTTCCTCATCATCTGGCCGGGCGCGATGTCGGGGGCGAAGAAGGTCGCCGACGTCGAGACGATCCTCTCGTGGATGCCGGTGCCACCGGCTCTTCCCGCTGATGTGCGCGAGGCGATGGGCTCAGGTCTCGTCAACCCAGGGCAGTGGGTCCTCACTCGTCGTGACCTGCACATCGCCTGGTTGATTCGGTTCTCGCAGCACTGGTTGTCCCTGCCGCCCACGGACCGCCAGGAGGCGATTCGCGATCCATGGGTCCTCAGAGCGATGGCATCTGAGGTCCCATCGGAGAGCGACTCGGCAGCGAGCCACGCCCTCCTGCACCTGGTTCACCCCGATACCTTCGAGAGGGTCACCTCCGACAACCACCGAGCGAAGATCCTCGCTCGGTTCGGGGATCCTGACTCCGACGACGATCTCGATCGCCAGCTGCTGGCCGCCCGGTCGGCGCTCGTGGCCACGTGGGGCGAGGACTTCGAATGGTACGACCCAGGCCTCCGCCCGCTCTGGGACAAGGACCTTCGCAAGTGGTCCAAGTTCCTCCGTTGGGCGGAGAGGCTTCACGCTCTGCCGACCTTCGACGAGGACGAGCGCGACTACAAGCTCGCTGTCGCCGCCGATGTGCAGCGTGCCAGGTCCGCGTTCGACGCCAGGGGCGACGACTGGTTCGCCCTCCTCACGTCCGCACTGAGCAGCAGCAACCTGCTGCTGTGGCGATCCCGTAGCGAGTTCCTCACCTGGGGGGAGGGCGACCGAGAAGGGCTGATCCAGGCCCTGACGGCGATCTGGGGTGGCGAGTCCGACCCGGCCGACCGGCTGGCGACGTTCGTTGACGCACTGCCGGATGACGTCCTGACGACGCCGGGAGAGCAGCTCAACATCGGTTCCGTCCTGCTGATGGCCGATGGCGCCGAGCAGAACCCACCGGCGAAGGTCTCGGCCTTTCGACAGGCGTGGGCGCTGTCGGGCTGGAGCGGCCCCGGTCGCCAGGACGGGTCCGAGTCGGAGACCGTCTACGCCGCTGCCCTCACCTTCTGCGACGAGCTGGTTCGGAGCTCGGCGGACTGGCCCTATCCCCTGCGCGACCGACTCGATGCCCAGTCGGTGGTCTGGTACCTCGTGAAGGTGAGCAAGCGCCCGGAGGGGTGGTCCGAGGAGGACTGGGCGAGCTTCGAGAAGTTCGTGAGCGGTGTGGCGAGCGAGGATGAGGAGGGAGACGAGCCACCTGTGGACCCGGTCGGGCCGGGGCCCCACCTCCCGCCCGTCTCCTTCACTCCAGAGACCGATCGACGGCGGCAGCGGTACGCCCCGATCCAGGCCGCGTGGGCGGCCGACGACGCCGCCCAGCGGGTGCACGGCGAGGAGGCCGCCCTCAGCGACGAGGTCAGGCCCATGGTCGCTGATCTCCTCGAAGGGCTGGCCGAGGACCCTGATGTGCAGCGCCTCATCACGGCCATGGGACAAGGTCCGTTCCCCAGGTTCATGCGCCGGGGCAGCCATCGCACGTTCCTCGCCCACGCCCGCAACCGGGCCGGTGAGTCCGGGGCTCAGCTCTCTGCGGTGGTGAGGGAGGCCTACACCGCGCCGACCGATCTCAAGGATGCTCGACGCCGCATCGCGCTGATCCACGGCGAGGTCCACTCCATCGATGGCGTCGGCGCCTCCCAGCGCGGCATGGTCCCGCTCGCAGTGTCGGCGTACTGGGCTCTTCAGGACCCGTCGAAGTGGCCTGCGCTGTGGGCGAGCACCGAGCAGCCGCTGCACCGGGTCGGGTGGCTCGAGCAGCAGGACGACCCCGCAGACCGCTACGAGGCCTACTACCGGTTGCTCACATCGCTCGACGACGACCTGCGGGCCCTTGTGCCTTGCATCTCGTGGTGGGGTGACGGGGGAGTGGTGGGGGTCGATCCACTCGCGGCGGAGCGGTGCCAGCAGAACGTCGCTCTCGCTCGGCAGTTCTATGACAACGACCGCCAGTACCCGGATCAGTCCGCTCAGACGACGGCGACCACCAACGCTCGGGCACTCGTGGGCGACTTCGCCCTCGTCGCCCGGTCGCTTGCCGAGGTGGTCGCCGACGGCATCGGCCGCAAGGTGGCAGACGCTCCGCCACGACCGCGCTACGGATCCGACCGGCCGTTCCGCCACGACGGCTTTGCCGCCTGGCGGCTGGTCGAGGAGGAGACGCAGCCCTCTGTTCGCCTGTGGGCCGTGGGCGACCGGACGGTGGTCGGTCTTCACCCCGGCTACGGAGACGGTGACTGGATGGCGGAGTCCGCCAGCCGCATCCGAGGCCGTCTGCCTGAGGGGTTCGGCTTCTTCGACATCGTCACGGGACGCGGCCGCTACGACCTGGTTCCGCGCAACGGCCCCGATCCCCACGGCGAGTACCTGGTGGGTCGTGAGGTGCCGCCGGACGAGGTGATCGGATCCGCGGTCGCTGACACGATGCGTACGGCGACGGAGGCCCTTGCGCCGTTGGTCGACCTCCTCAAGCCTCCCTCTGAGACTCAAGACCGCGAGGACGTCGAGCACCAAGACACCGACATCGATCACATCGAAGCTGCGGCCACCGAGCTCCTCATCGATCGCGAGGATCTCGACAAGATCGTCGACCTCATGGCCGACGAGTCAGGGCTACGTCAGGTCGTCTTCTACGGGCCGCCAGGCACGGGCAAGACCTTCGTCGCCCAGCGTCTCGCCCGCGCTCTCGCCGGGGAGAACGCCGATCGCTGGGGGGTCGTGCAGTTCCACCCGGCCACGTCCTACGAGGACTTCATCGAAGGTCTGCGGCCCAAGGTGGTCGAAGGCCAGGTCACCTACGAGCTGGTGGCGGGACCTCTCGTCCGCATGGCGGAGCGGGCGGCCGAGGACCCGGCGCACGACCACGTGCTCGTCATCGACGAGATCAACCGGGCCAACCTCCCCAAGGTCCTCGGCGAGATGCTCTTCCTGCTCGAGTATCGGTCCACCCCCGTGCAACCGCTCTACCGGGGCGGTGAGGTGTTCACCCTCCCGCCGAACCTGAAGATCATCGGCACCATGAACACGGCGGACCGCTCCATCGCGCTGATCGACGCTGCCATGCGACGGCGTTTCCACTTCGTCGGGTTCTTCCCTCACCAGGAGCCGACCCGCTCGCTGTTGCGCCGGTGGCTCGAGGCCAACGGCCGTCCCGTCGAAGTGGCGGACTTTGTCGAGGCCGTCAACGAGGAGCTGGCGCCCTTGCTCGGCGAGCACCTCCTGCTCGGCCCCAGCTTCTTCATGAAGGAGGACCTGAGCGAGGGCGGCCTGCGACGGATCTGGGACCACAACGTCTTCCCCTTCCTTGAGGACCAGCTGTGGGGTCGGGAGGCCGAGCTCGCCGAGTGGCGGTGGGAGGCCGTGAGGAGCCGTGTCAGGGCGACCATCGGGGCCGAGGGTGCGGCCGCCGACCTCGACGGAGCGCCTGACGGGGCGGCGACAGAGGCGGCCGGTCAGAAGCCGTGA
- a CDS encoding McrC family protein — MSPVVDLVKVAPGARKADGRNVDDDPPTVVVDEYKAVEVPLERDTAERIRRIVGRRLTVRPTDCPGHWRIEAGSHVGTVVAPGLRLLVRPKVRAANLFHLLGVEGAGVRFERAAFDYARSPDLLPAVGGFYQRALEATLARGLTRRYLEQEERLSAVRGRIDVAAQMRRPGLPIPIACRFDEHSADTPLNRIVREAALRLMRLPGVPSDTRRGLASMVVQLDEVGAFRESDRARPITLTRLDEHYRHSLRLAEVVLDATSIRNDPADSSGAAASAFLVNMNTLYERFVEQGLRRALRGHLDVDGQRTINLDVDQKVRIRPDLVFRRGTRDVFVGDAKYKLADSGVGRDADYYQLLAYTTALDVAEGVLVYCHAGDAPLAGEVVVRYAGKRLWTRCISLAGAPEEVDAELDDVGAWILEKATGRSRMAGV, encoded by the coding sequence GTGAGTCCCGTCGTAGACCTGGTCAAGGTCGCTCCCGGTGCCCGAAAGGCAGACGGGCGCAACGTCGATGACGACCCACCAACGGTCGTCGTCGACGAGTACAAGGCGGTCGAGGTCCCCCTCGAGCGAGACACGGCCGAGCGCATCCGTCGCATCGTTGGTCGTCGTCTGACGGTCCGCCCTACGGACTGCCCGGGCCACTGGCGCATCGAGGCCGGCTCGCACGTCGGCACCGTCGTGGCGCCTGGGTTGAGGCTTCTCGTCCGCCCAAAGGTGCGGGCCGCCAACCTCTTCCACCTCCTTGGCGTGGAAGGCGCAGGCGTCCGCTTCGAAAGAGCTGCCTTCGACTATGCGCGTAGCCCCGACCTGCTCCCCGCCGTCGGAGGCTTCTACCAGCGGGCCCTGGAGGCGACGCTCGCCCGTGGGCTGACTCGCCGCTACCTCGAGCAGGAGGAGCGACTGAGCGCCGTCCGTGGGCGGATCGACGTCGCCGCGCAGATGCGGCGACCGGGACTGCCGATCCCGATCGCGTGTCGATTCGATGAGCACAGCGCCGACACGCCTCTCAACCGCATCGTCCGCGAGGCGGCGCTCCGCCTGATGCGGCTACCGGGCGTCCCCTCCGACACCCGACGAGGGTTGGCGTCGATGGTTGTCCAACTCGACGAGGTGGGTGCCTTCCGGGAGAGCGACCGCGCTCGACCGATCACCCTGACCCGCCTCGACGAGCACTACCGGCACTCGCTGCGACTGGCGGAGGTGGTGCTCGACGCGACATCGATCCGCAACGACCCGGCCGACAGCAGCGGCGCTGCTGCCTCGGCGTTCCTGGTGAACATGAACACCCTCTACGAGCGGTTCGTCGAGCAGGGGCTGCGACGCGCCCTACGGGGGCACCTCGATGTCGACGGCCAGCGAACCATCAACCTCGATGTCGATCAGAAGGTCCGCATCAGACCGGATCTGGTCTTCCGGCGTGGGACGAGGGACGTGTTCGTCGGCGACGCCAAGTACAAGCTGGCCGACTCCGGGGTGGGCCGAGACGCCGACTACTACCAGCTCCTCGCCTACACGACGGCGCTCGATGTTGCCGAGGGCGTCCTCGTCTACTGCCATGCCGGCGACGCGCCGCTGGCGGGCGAGGTCGTTGTCCGCTACGCCGGCAAGCGCCTCTGGACGAGGTGCATCAGCCTTGCTGGAGCCCCCGAGGAGGTCGACGCCGAGCTCGATGATGTTGGCGCCTGGATCTTGGAAAAAGCAACTGGACGTTCGCGGATGGCCGGGGTGTGA
- a CDS encoding SNF2-related protein — MTGLTDHQAALFARELQRRCPSGETGRIGTALLDAQVDLNPHQVDAALFAFQSPLSKGVILADEVGLGKTIEAGLVLTQRWAEGRRRVLVVAPASLRKQWAQELADKFYLPSTILEAKSFSAAVKAGARNAFVRPTDNPAVVICSYQFAARHSDDLAAARWDLAILDEAHRLRNVWKSGAKIATAIRAALATTPKLLLTATPLQNSLMELYGLVSIIDENHFGDAKSFKAQYARLVDLGRFDELKARLEPVCHRTLRRQVVEYVSYTNRVPLTQEFQPSDGEQALYDMVSDYLRRPELYALPSGQRSLMVLVMRKLLASSTFAIAGALGTLAGKLRSALRADDDARSRLAATVDEELADDYEDLPAQAEEWSDPPPDEDQEELDRPLTEEERAALVAEIDELTGFRDLATSITENARGLALLSALQTGFTKARVLGAADKAVIFTESRRTQDYLVGLLSRSGYEGRIVLFNGSNSDPESRAIYREWKERHQGTSRITGSPTADMRAALVERFRDHGTVMIATEAAAEGINLQFCSMVVNYDLPWNPQRIEQRIGRCHRYGQKHDVVVVNFLNRRNAADVRVFELLHEKLRLFSGVFGASDDVLGAIESGVDIERRIVDIYQDCRTSDEIDAQFTQLQLDLDQQISATMEDTRSKLLEHFDAEVHDRLRVSLSESTEVIDRSSDVLWRITEHVLAGHATIDPATRSFALAEAPPFAPATAPGRYRLTREDGAGAMRYRSQHPLALAVVDRAAVLPCPSAELCFDYSGWPVRSQALAPLVGTSGIVIADHLRLAGEEPEDHLVILAVTDDGTTLDPEAGRRLLDVPARVEREAAIDIPDTVIELAAHRLDALLDAISGRQGAWFEEEMDKLDRWADDKRTGLKADLKAHDDVLKEFKREARQAPSLPDKLAIQRKIRKVEVTRNEAWRAYDDEARTVEEAKEALIDDVERRLAVDPTVERLWTIRFTIS, encoded by the coding sequence GTGACGGGGCTGACCGACCACCAGGCAGCACTGTTCGCCCGGGAACTGCAACGGCGTTGCCCCAGTGGCGAAACCGGTCGCATCGGCACCGCCCTCCTTGATGCACAGGTCGACCTGAACCCCCACCAGGTCGATGCGGCCCTGTTCGCCTTCCAGTCCCCACTCTCGAAGGGCGTCATCCTGGCCGATGAGGTCGGCCTCGGGAAGACGATCGAAGCCGGGCTGGTCCTCACCCAGCGCTGGGCGGAGGGCCGCCGCCGGGTCCTCGTCGTCGCTCCGGCCAGCCTGCGCAAGCAGTGGGCCCAGGAGCTGGCTGACAAGTTCTACCTGCCGTCGACGATCCTCGAGGCCAAGTCGTTCTCAGCCGCGGTCAAGGCCGGTGCTCGCAACGCCTTCGTTCGGCCGACCGACAACCCGGCTGTCGTCATCTGCTCGTACCAGTTCGCAGCCCGGCATTCCGACGATCTGGCCGCCGCTCGCTGGGACCTGGCCATCCTCGACGAGGCCCACCGGCTCCGGAACGTGTGGAAGTCGGGCGCCAAGATCGCCACCGCCATCCGCGCCGCCCTGGCGACGACGCCAAAGCTGCTGCTCACGGCGACGCCTCTCCAGAACTCGCTGATGGAGCTCTACGGCCTGGTCAGCATCATCGACGAGAACCACTTCGGCGACGCCAAGAGCTTCAAGGCCCAGTACGCCCGGCTGGTCGACCTGGGGCGTTTCGACGAGCTGAAGGCCCGGCTGGAACCGGTCTGCCACCGCACCCTGAGGCGTCAGGTCGTCGAGTATGTGAGCTACACCAACCGGGTTCCGCTCACCCAGGAGTTCCAGCCCTCGGACGGTGAGCAGGCCCTGTACGACATGGTGTCGGACTACCTGCGGCGCCCCGAGCTATACGCCCTGCCGTCCGGCCAACGCTCGCTGATGGTCCTGGTGATGCGCAAGCTGCTGGCGTCGTCCACCTTCGCCATCGCCGGTGCCCTCGGGACCCTTGCCGGGAAGCTCCGGTCCGCCCTCCGAGCTGACGACGACGCCCGGTCCCGCCTGGCCGCCACCGTCGACGAGGAGCTGGCCGACGACTACGAGGACCTGCCCGCCCAGGCCGAGGAGTGGTCCGATCCGCCACCCGATGAAGACCAAGAAGAGCTGGATCGTCCCCTCACCGAGGAGGAGAGGGCGGCGTTGGTCGCCGAGATTGACGAGCTGACCGGATTCCGTGATCTGGCCACATCGATCACCGAGAACGCCAGGGGCCTCGCCCTGCTCTCAGCCCTTCAGACCGGCTTCACCAAGGCAAGGGTGCTGGGCGCAGCCGACAAGGCCGTGATCTTCACCGAGTCCCGGCGCACCCAGGACTACCTGGTCGGTCTCCTATCCCGGTCGGGCTACGAGGGACGCATCGTCCTCTTCAACGGCTCCAACAGCGACCCCGAGTCGAGGGCGATCTACCGGGAATGGAAGGAGCGCCACCAGGGGACGAGCCGCATCACGGGCTCACCCACCGCCGACATGCGGGCCGCCCTGGTCGAGCGCTTCCGCGACCATGGGACTGTCATGATCGCCACAGAGGCGGCGGCCGAGGGGATCAACCTCCAGTTCTGCTCCATGGTCGTCAACTACGACCTGCCGTGGAACCCGCAGCGCATCGAGCAGCGCATCGGCCGGTGCCACCGCTACGGCCAGAAGCACGACGTGGTGGTCGTCAACTTCCTCAACCGCCGCAACGCGGCCGACGTCCGCGTGTTCGAGCTCCTCCATGAGAAGTTGCGCCTGTTCTCCGGCGTGTTCGGCGCCAGCGACGACGTGCTCGGCGCCATCGAGTCCGGTGTCGACATCGAACGCCGGATCGTCGACATCTATCAGGACTGTCGGACCAGTGACGAGATCGACGCCCAGTTCACCCAGCTCCAGCTTGACCTCGATCAGCAGATCAGCGCGACCATGGAGGACACACGGTCCAAGCTGCTGGAGCACTTCGATGCCGAGGTCCACGACCGGCTGAGGGTGAGCCTGAGCGAGAGCACCGAGGTCATCGACCGGTCCTCCGACGTGCTGTGGCGCATCACTGAGCACGTGCTGGCCGGACACGCGACCATCGACCCGGCGACGCGGTCGTTCGCCCTGGCCGAGGCGCCACCGTTTGCGCCCGCCACCGCCCCTGGCCGGTACCGGCTCACCCGGGAGGACGGCGCTGGTGCCATGCGCTATCGGTCCCAGCACCCCCTTGCCCTCGCCGTGGTCGACCGGGCGGCAGTCCTTCCTTGCCCCTCCGCCGAGCTCTGCTTCGACTACTCGGGCTGGCCGGTCCGCTCGCAGGCCCTTGCTCCCCTAGTCGGCACGTCGGGCATCGTCATCGCCGACCACCTTCGGCTGGCGGGCGAGGAACCGGAGGACCACCTGGTGATCTTGGCCGTCACCGACGACGGCACGACCTTGGACCCCGAGGCGGGCCGCCGGCTTCTCGACGTACCCGCCAGGGTCGAGCGCGAGGCCGCGATCGACATTCCGGACACCGTGATCGAGTTGGCCGCGCATCGTCTCGATGCCCTGCTCGATGCCATCAGCGGCCGCCAGGGCGCCTGGTTCGAGGAAGAGATGGACAAGCTCGACCGCTGGGCTGACGACAAGCGGACCGGACTCAAGGCCGACCTCAAGGCCCACGACGATGTCCTCAAGGAGTTCAAGCGCGAGGCCCGCCAGGCGCCGAGCCTGCCCGACAAGCTGGCCATCCAGCGCAAGATCCGCAAGGTCGAGGTCACCCGCAACGAGGCGTGGCGGGCCTACGACGACGAGGCCCGCACCGTCGAGGAGGCCAAGGAGGCGCTCATCGACGACGTCGAGCGCCGCCTTGCGGTGGACCCGACGGTCGAGCGCCTCTGGACCATCCGCTTCACCATTAGCTGA
- a CDS encoding site-specific DNA-methyltransferase: MTDTEDPTIDRLDLATDRPADERLAALRGLFPEAVTESGVDVDALRRSLGEEVDPGLERFGLTWPGKAECMRVIQTPSLGTLVPMPEASVDGDTTGNVIIEGENLEVLKLLQRAYHGRVKLIYIDPPYNTGKEFIYPDNFKEGLADYLRYSGQVDDEGLKLQANTETDGRYHSKWLSMMYPRLFLARNLLHEFGFIAVSIGNQELSNAQLLMNEVFGEENFVALLVRRAMHTVRNSSKDFNHHADYVLVYARSKAYYESDPSRYLREVVDKGDSYPRDDGDGRGPYKLDPLVARNYNRPYTFEFSNGVTWSAPQGSFPRYSQDSLARMEADGRIVFGGKNPMAKRYLREVQEGRPPDTILNPQRVGFNSDGTRQLHECLSEDKAFPQPKPVELIQYLIELMGDPGALVVDFFAGSGSTGHAVMAANAEDGGSRRFILVQLPESVESDRFDTIADITRARVKAAGERLEADEQSLLPGPLDVGFRALRLERSNFKVWDSSTSDADGVSERLDMAIDHIAPDATDKALLTEITLKSGFPLATRVEDVDLAGLTGYSVADGALLVCLARQLTIEAVEAMVERGPDRIVLLDAGFGGSDELKVNALQTVRARPGAGGETIALQVV, encoded by the coding sequence ATGACCGACACCGAGGACCCGACCATCGACCGACTGGACCTGGCTACGGATCGCCCGGCCGACGAGCGGCTGGCTGCGCTTCGGGGGCTGTTCCCCGAGGCGGTGACCGAGTCGGGCGTCGACGTCGACGCCCTGCGCCGCTCGCTGGGCGAGGAGGTCGACCCCGGGCTCGAGCGGTTCGGCCTGACCTGGCCAGGCAAGGCCGAGTGCATGAGGGTCATCCAGACGCCATCGCTCGGGACCCTGGTGCCGATGCCAGAGGCGTCGGTCGACGGTGACACGACCGGAAACGTGATCATCGAGGGCGAGAACCTCGAAGTGCTGAAGTTGCTCCAGCGCGCCTACCACGGGCGGGTCAAGCTGATCTACATCGACCCGCCGTACAACACAGGCAAGGAGTTCATCTACCCCGACAACTTCAAGGAGGGCTTGGCTGACTACCTCCGTTACTCTGGTCAGGTCGACGACGAGGGCCTCAAGCTCCAGGCGAACACCGAGACCGACGGGCGCTACCACTCCAAGTGGCTCTCGATGATGTACCCCAGACTCTTCCTAGCGCGAAATCTCCTGCATGAGTTTGGCTTCATCGCTGTTTCGATTGGAAATCAGGAGTTGAGCAACGCCCAACTGCTAATGAACGAGGTCTTCGGAGAGGAGAACTTCGTAGCGCTTCTTGTTCGCCGGGCAATGCACACGGTCCGAAACTCGAGCAAAGACTTTAATCACCATGCGGACTATGTATTGGTCTATGCACGCTCAAAGGCCTACTATGAGTCAGATCCCTCGCGCTACCTTCGTGAGGTCGTCGACAAGGGCGATAGTTATCCGAGAGATGACGGTGATGGGCGTGGTCCGTACAAACTGGATCCCCTTGTAGCCAGGAACTACAATCGACCCTATACATTTGAGTTCTCTAATGGCGTAACCTGGTCTGCGCCCCAGGGGTCATTTCCTCGCTATAGCCAAGATTCCTTGGCCCGGATGGAGGCTGACGGCAGGATCGTATTCGGTGGAAAGAACCCAATGGCCAAGCGCTATCTCCGGGAAGTTCAGGAAGGCCGGCCACCCGATACAATTCTCAACCCACAGCGGGTTGGATTCAACAGCGATGGAACGCGTCAGTTGCATGAATGCCTCAGTGAGGATAAGGCGTTTCCACAGCCCAAACCAGTTGAGCTCATTCAGTATCTGATTGAGTTGATGGGAGATCCAGGCGCTCTCGTCGTTGACTTCTTCGCCGGTTCGGGGTCGACCGGTCATGCCGTGATGGCGGCGAACGCCGAGGACGGTGGAAGCCGTCGGTTCATCCTCGTGCAGCTGCCAGAGTCGGTCGAGAGCGATCGCTTCGACACCATTGCTGATATCACCCGGGCCCGGGTCAAGGCGGCGGGGGAGCGGCTGGAGGCGGACGAGCAATCGCTCCTCCCAGGGCCGCTCGACGTGGGTTTTCGTGCGCTGCGTCTCGAGCGGTCGAACTTCAAGGTTTGGGACTCGTCGACCTCGGATGCGGACGGTGTGTCCGAGCGGCTGGACATGGCGATCGACCACATCGCTCCAGACGCCACCGACAAAGCGCTCCTGACGGAGATCACGCTGAAGTCTGGGTTCCCCCTCGCCACACGGGTCGAGGACGTCGACCTGGCCGGGCTAACCGGGTACTCAGTGGCCGATGGTGCCCTGCTCGTCTGCCTAGCCCGCCAGCTCACCATCGAGGCTGTGGAGGCCATGGTCGAGCGGGGACCGGACCGCATCGTTCTGCTCGACGCCGGCTTCGGCGGCAGCGACGAGCTCAAGGTCAACGCCCTACAGACCGTCCGGGCCAGGCCAGGTGCTGGCGGGGAAACCATCGCCCTCCAGGTGGTGTGA